The following DNA comes from Rhodospirillaceae bacterium.
GAGTTAGAAAAATGTTATTCGAACGAATTGCCTTTATCGGGATCGGCCTGATTGGATCGTCCTTGGCACGCGTCATTCGCCGCGACGGCCTCTGCGGCCATATCACTGTGTGTGCGCGATCCCAAGAAACTTTGGATAAAGTCGTTGAACTAGACCTTGCCGATACGGTGACAAAAGACCCGGCTGTTGCGGTGGCGGATGCTGATCTGGTGATGATCTGCACGCCCATGGGGGCTTATGGCGCGATCGCAGAAGCGATTTCTGGAAGCTTGAAGGACGGCGCAATTGTCAGTGACGTGGGGTCGGTCAAAAAGGCGGCCATCGATAGCTTGGCACCTAAGTTACCGGGAACCATTCATCTGGTCCCAGGACATCCTGTCGCGGGCACAGAGCATTCAGGGCCTGAGTCTGGCTTCCCTGAACTGTTCATTGATCGGTGGTGCATTCTTACCCCGGCAACCGGCACAGACGAAGCAGCGACGGATAAGGTCGCCGCGTTATGGCGCAAGGCCGGCATGATGATTGAAGTCATGGATGCGGAACATCATGACCAGGTCCTGGGCATTACGTCGCACCTGCCGCACCTGATTGCCTACACCATTGTCGGCACGGCAACGGATTTGGAAGATGACCTAAAACAAGAGGTCATAAAATTCTCCGCCAGTGGCTTTCGCGATTTCACCCGCATTGCCGCGTCTGACCCGGTCATGTGGCGGGATATCTTTTTGAACAATAAAGACGCCGTGCTTGAAATTCTAGGCCGCTTCAGCGAGGACCTAACAGCCATGCAGCGAGCCATTCGGCGTGGCGAGGGTGATGCTTTGGAAGAAGTCTTCACGCGCACCCGGGAAAT
Coding sequences within:
- a CDS encoding prephenate/arogenate dehydrogenase family protein, coding for MLFERIAFIGIGLIGSSLARVIRRDGLCGHITVCARSQETLDKVVELDLADTVTKDPAVAVADADLVMICTPMGAYGAIAEAISGSLKDGAIVSDVGSVKKAAIDSLAPKLPGTIHLVPGHPVAGTEHSGPESGFPELFIDRWCILTPATGTDEAATDKVAALWRKAGMMIEVMDAEHHDQVLGITSHLPHLIAYTIVGTATDLEDDLKQEVIKFSASGFRDFTRIAASDPVMWRDIFLNNKDAVLEILGRFSEDLTAMQRAIRRGEGDALEEVFTRTREIRRSIIDAKQD